Below is a window of Planktothrix serta PCC 8927 DNA.
CCGCACTCTCTGTGACGGGGCTACGCGCGGAGCGCAGGCTACGCCAACGTGCCTCACTCCTAGCGTGATAGTTGACCAGCCTAGCTAACTTTACCCTAGAAATAGGTGTTAGGAGACAACCAGATCTCCACAGAGGGGCAACCATACCCCTCTACCCCGAAAGGGGAAATGTAAAGCCGTCCTAGAAGGCTTGCCCTGAGCTTGTCGAATGGGACGGGGTTTCTACCCATTTTTCTGATGAAAGTAACCCAGGAAAAACTTCCCGCAAGTCAAATTGGATTGGACATTGAAATCACACCGGAAATGTCTAAAAACGCTTATGAGCAAGTTGTTCGGCGGATGAGCCGTTCGGTGAATATTCCTGGGTTCCGCAAAGGCAAAGTGCCTCGTCACATTCTCATTCAGCGCTTAGGCCAGGAACGCATTAAAGCTGCTGCGTTGGATGATTTAATGAACCAGTATTTACCCAAAGCTGTCGAACAAGAGAACATTCAAGCGATTGGTAGCTTTGAACCTCGAGGTGATATCGATCAACTCATCCAGCAATTTGAACCGGGACAAACGCTGACGATTCAAGTGACTGTAGATGTGGAACCCGAAGTTAAACTCGGTCAATACAAAGGCTTAACCGTTCAAGCAGAAGAAGCCAAGTATGACCCCGAACAGGTGGAACAGGTATTACAACGGGAACAAGAAAAAAGAGCAACCTTAATCCCCGTTGAAGGCAGACCAGCCCAAGAAGGGGATGTGGCGTTTGTCGATTTTCAGGGGTACTTTACCCAAGAGCCCGAAGAAGCGGAACCCAAAGAAATTCCGGGTGCAAAAGGCGATAATTTCCAAGTGGAATTAGAGGAAGGACGGTTTATTCCGGGTTTTATCGAGGGTCTTTTTGGTATGAACCCTGGAGAAACCACAACCTTAAATCTGAAGTTTCCCGATGAATATGGGGATGAAGATGTTGCCGGGAAAGATGCCACCTTTACAATTACTCTGAATGAACTTAAAGAAAAAGAACTGCCAGAG
It encodes the following:
- the tig gene encoding trigger factor; the protein is MKVTQEKLPASQIGLDIEITPEMSKNAYEQVVRRMSRSVNIPGFRKGKVPRHILIQRLGQERIKAAALDDLMNQYLPKAVEQENIQAIGSFEPRGDIDQLIQQFEPGQTLTIQVTVDVEPEVKLGQYKGLTVQAEEAKYDPEQVEQVLQREQEKRATLIPVEGRPAQEGDVAFVDFQGYFTQEPEEAEPKEIPGAKGDNFQVELEEGRFIPGFIEGLFGMNPGETTTLNLKFPDEYGDEDVAGKDATFTITLNELKEKELPELDDEFAEEVSDFSTLAELRESLEKRFQGEKDDQTKANKRKALADALVETIEVDLPETLIRQEVDRLITQQVMQLSNMGLDVKRLFTGEMIPRLREQARPEAIDTLKRSLALKEVAKQESLTVTEEEIQAEETKVLKELEGQDVDPQRLRAFVTEDLLQDKTYSWLEENATIELVPEGTLTPLEDEDEDEDEDEDEDELELESTEEE